The sequence CACCCGGCAGAGCCAGGTGGGCACCCAGACCATGACGATCACCACGAACCTCGGCCCGATCACCGCCCGGATCGACCGGGCGGCGGTGCCGTGCACCGCGGCCAGCTTCACCCACCTGGCCGAGCAGAACTTCTTCGACAACACGAAGTGCCACCGACTGGTGACCGAGGGCATCAAGGTGCTCCAGTGCGGCGACCCCAGCGCCACCGGCGACGGCTGGCGGGAGAGCGACGGCACCGGCGGGCCGAGCTACCGCATGGCGGAGGAGAACCTGCCCACCGACAAGCGGCCACCGTACCCCGCGGGTGTCATCGCGATGGCCAACTCCGGTCAGCCGGCCAGCACCGGCAGCCAGTTCTTCATCGTCTACGGCGACTCGCCGCTGGACCCGAACTACACGGTGCTCGGCACCATCACCGGTGGGATGGAGATCGTCGAGGATGTCGCGGCCGCCGGTGACGACGGAGCGTTCGCCCAGCAGGCCGGCGGCGGCCATCCCAAGAAGGAGGTCGTCATCACCGACCTCACCATGACCGACGCCTGATCTCGACCAGCTGAGGCGCCCGCCGGCACAGTAGCCGGCGGGCGCTTTCGTGCGTGGGGTCAGGCGCCGGAGGTTACCCGGTAGGCGTCGAAGACGCCGTCGACCTTGCGGACGGCGGCGAGCAGGTGGCCGAGATGCTTCGGGTCGGCCATCTCGAAGCTGAACCGGCTCACCGCCACCCGGTCGCGGGTGGTGGTGACGGTGGCGGAGAGGATGTTGACCCGCTCCTCGGAGAGCACCCGG is a genomic window of Micromonospora tarapacensis containing:
- a CDS encoding peptidylprolyl isomerase, with the protein product MTSTRERQRAAARARLEKEMAERAARARKRRQTQAVVGAGVVLLLVVAGTAWLASNLIGDDSGTDDTAQDGSQVQCDWVDIPAGERSPTTKDVGLPDTRQSQVGTQTMTITTNLGPITARIDRAAVPCTAASFTHLAEQNFFDNTKCHRLVTEGIKVLQCGDPSATGDGWRESDGTGGPSYRMAEENLPTDKRPPYPAGVIAMANSGQPASTGSQFFIVYGDSPLDPNYTVLGTITGGMEIVEDVAAAGDDGAFAQQAGGGHPKKEVVITDLTMTDA